CATCGCGCCGATTTCGGGCAATCCCGAGGTACGCGCCTTGATGGTGAAGCACCAGCGCGAGATCGGCCAGCAAGGCGGCGTGGTGATGGAAGGCCGTGATATCGGCACCGTGGTTTTTCCCGACGCCGATCTTAAAATTTTCATGAGCGCCTCGCTCGATGAGCGCACGCGCCGGCGCCAGCTTGAATTGGAAGCGAAAGGCATCTCCAAAGATTTTGAGGCGCTGCGGCATGAAATCGAGTTGCGCGATGAAAAAGATTCCAGGCGCGCGGTGGCGCCGCTGCGGCCCGCAGAAGACGCCGTTATTCTCGACACCACCAACTTGACGCTGGACGAACAAGTTGATTTCATCGTCAATGCCCTGAAGCAAAAAATGAAAAAGTGAAACGCGCGATTTTTCGATTTTCACAATTTCTCGTTCGTGTCTATTTCACCTTGCTCTTTCGCATCGAGGTGCGCGGTCAGGCGAACGTCCCGCGCACGGGCAAAATTTTGCTTGCCGCCAATCATATTTCGGGCTATGATCCGCCCTTGATCGGCTGTCTCATTCCGCGCGAGGTTTATTTCATGGCGAAAAAGGAGTTGTTTCGCAATCCGCTGTTGGGCAATTTGTTGCGCTTTTACAACTCCATTCCCACAGATCGCTCCGGAACGAGCCTGTCAACCATCAAACGCGTGGAAGAGCTGTTGGCCAGAGGCCATGCCGTGCTGCTGTTTCCCGAAGGCACGCGCGTCAAGTCCGGCAGCCTGGGCAGGCTCAAGGCCGGCGTTGGTATGCTGGCGGCGCGCAACCGCGTGAATGTTGTACCGGTTCACATTGACGGGCTGTATCACAAACGCGGTTTCAGCTTGCGGCGGCCGCGCGTCAAAGTCGTGTTCGGCGGCGTCGTGGACGTGTCGCCTTTTTTAGAAAATGCCGCCGATGAAAAGGAAAGCTATCTCGCGATTGCGGGCGCTGTCAATGCCGGCATTGTAGAATTGCAAGAAGTTCAGGCTCCGGCAAAAATGCCGGGGCGAATAAATAACCCTTAAGGAGATTCACTTAACCCATGTTCAAACCAATGGCTGTAACTCACATGAGCGCGGAACCCCCCAGCGGGATCGGAAGCGAGCCGCAAAGCAGTGCGGCCGCCGATGACGCCACGCTCAATGCTGCTCACAAATCTGCTTCTCAGGTAAATGGAAAAAGTATGGCCTACGACCCTGCCACCAAAGTCATCGCGAAGAAAGACTTGAAGGAAGCCGTCGAGTATTCGGATGAAGAACTCAAAAATTTCGAGCGCCTTTACGAAGATACCCTGACGGAATTCGTCGAGGGCCAGCTCGTCACAGGAAAAATCCTCGCCATCAATAATCGCGAAGTTGCCGTGG
This is a stretch of genomic DNA from Cytophagia bacterium CHB2. It encodes these proteins:
- a CDS encoding (d)CMP kinase, which gives rise to MNHQRRPIIAIDGPAGSGKSTTARLLARRLGFTYLDTGAFYRALTLKILETNTSLENHHAVVAEAVRTRIAIKPGPEGDRVYLDGRDVTTKIRDPHVTNNIAPISGNPEVRALMVKHQREIGQQGGVVMEGRDIGTVVFPDADLKIFMSASLDERTRRRQLELEAKGISKDFEALRHEIELRDEKDSRRAVAPLRPAEDAVILDTTNLTLDEQVDFIVNALKQKMKK
- a CDS encoding 1-acyl-sn-glycerol-3-phosphate acyltransferase, producing the protein MKRAIFRFSQFLVRVYFTLLFRIEVRGQANVPRTGKILLAANHISGYDPPLIGCLIPREVYFMAKKELFRNPLLGNLLRFYNSIPTDRSGTSLSTIKRVEELLARGHAVLLFPEGTRVKSGSLGRLKAGVGMLAARNRVNVVPVHIDGLYHKRGFSLRRPRVKVVFGGVVDVSPFLENAADEKESYLAIAGAVNAGIVELQEVQAPAKMPGRINNP